Proteins encoded together in one Triticum dicoccoides isolate Atlit2015 ecotype Zavitan chromosome 7B, WEW_v2.0, whole genome shotgun sequence window:
- the LOC119341866 gene encoding uncharacterized protein LOC119341866 isoform X1, whose protein sequence is MVFPASARSGRRRRGRSPGIQAAVTARVRRAGMRLPAADCSSVTADAVVCGQLPVVRSGRRARSVARRPLRSCLPGGQRLDSDRFLSEDLDSRRREISLGKRPVDCTVGSTIIAGSSSASDGFESAARQSIARTGEFLFLFSAYFLFILLSLLANASASFHWLYVSLLAQSACRRHQRVGPAHDTPACTVKR, encoded by the exons ATGGTTTTTCCTGCTTCTGCCCGgtctggacgtcgccgccgaggtcgTTCTCCTGGGATTCAGGCGGCCGTTACTGCGCGTGTGCGCCGTGCCGGCATGCGTCTTCCTGCCGCGGACTGTTCGTCGGTGACGGCAGACGCTGTTGTGTGTGGTCAGTTGCCTGTGGTTCGTTCAGGGCGGCGTGCCCGCTCTGTGGCTCGCCGGCCGCTTCGTTCTTGCCTGCCTG GTGGCCAACGTTTGGACTCGGATCGGTTTCTTAGTGAAGATCTTGATAGCCGCCGTCGAGAGATTTCATTAGGGAAGCGGCCTGTTGATTGCACTGTTG GTTCGACCATTATTGCTGGTTCTTCTTCTGCATCTGATGGCTTTGAGTCTGCTGCTCGGCAATCCATTGCGCGAACTGGTGAGTTCTTGTTTCTTTTCTCTGCTTATTTTCTGTTCATTTTGTTGTCTCTCTTGGCCAACGCTTCTGCGTCCTTCCACTGGTTGTACGTGTCACTGCTGGCCCAATCGGCGTGCAGAAGACACCAGCGTGTAGGCCCAGCGCATGACACGCCCGCATGCACGGTCAAACGATGA
- the LOC119341866 gene encoding uncharacterized protein LOC119341866 isoform X2, with product MVFPASARSGRRRRGRSPGIQAAVTARVRRAGMRLPAADCSSVTADAVVCGQLPVVRSGRRARSVARRPLRSCLPGGQRLDSDRFLSEDLDSRRREISLGKRPVDCTVGSTIIAGSSSASDGFESAARQSIARTV from the exons ATGGTTTTTCCTGCTTCTGCCCGgtctggacgtcgccgccgaggtcgTTCTCCTGGGATTCAGGCGGCCGTTACTGCGCGTGTGCGCCGTGCCGGCATGCGTCTTCCTGCCGCGGACTGTTCGTCGGTGACGGCAGACGCTGTTGTGTGTGGTCAGTTGCCTGTGGTTCGTTCAGGGCGGCGTGCCCGCTCTGTGGCTCGCCGGCCGCTTCGTTCTTGCCTGCCTG GTGGCCAACGTTTGGACTCGGATCGGTTTCTTAGTGAAGATCTTGATAGCCGCCGTCGAGAGATTTCATTAGGGAAGCGGCCTGTTGATTGCACTGTTG GTTCGACCATTATTGCTGGTTCTTCTTCTGCATCTGATGGCTTTGAGTCTGCTGCTCGGCAATCCATTGCGCGAACTG